In Pararge aegeria chromosome 27, ilParAegt1.1, whole genome shotgun sequence, one genomic interval encodes:
- the LOC120635811 gene encoding transmembrane protein 26, protein MANIGKILATIKAVITRLVFACHGIMAIWQVTYFKNNNEFWYLASPILLLVFEGVFTLTIKENQEWKWFCPSVFIYLGLVVPAIWLLELHKVDMRLQKKSNITHIEVKISLAGATKIPTDMWVTLIEQFLMLTLIVGRWLLPKGDLTRDQLSQLLLVYIGTAADIIEFFDSFKDEKVATEKVLVLLTLAIWSWSLMQFTVVLTATKSRKSRGTANRSDMNTSRACCCSIEVCAIIMNIALQDAPFLAFRLLIIAHYKIINYMNIFFTCKNTLVILLQIYRLYVLHLETVDEGNTGGSVYRKRRKQKPGEKKERDKKRRDPKTKKQKRRPEIGETSISVISDPRRQDRVDGGSRIRAIILTNTDEIKELELSKFFKDQVTVDNEKKKSSKKKHKSESSEESLNNIHHTTDDSGI, encoded by the exons atggcgaaCATAGGTAAAATTCTCGCTACtattaaagcggtgataacaAGGCTGGTTTTCGCTTGCCACGGCATCATGGCTATATGGCAGGTgacatatttcaaaaataacaaCGAATTCTGGTATCTTGCGTCTCCAATCCTCCTGCTAGTATTCGAGGGAGTCTTCACTCTGACCATCAAGGAGAACCAGGAGTGGAAGTG GTTCTGTCCGTCGGTCTTCATCTACTTGGGGTTGGTAGTGCCGGCTATATGGCTGCTTGAATTGCACAAGGTGGATATGCGACTGCAGAAGAAGTCGAACATAACACATATAGAGGTAA AAATATCCTTGGCTGGTGCCACAAAGATCCCCACGGACATGTGGGTGACGCTGATCGAGCAGTTCCTGATGCTGACCCTGATCGTGGGTCGGTGGCTGCTGCCCAAGGGTGACCTCACCAGGGATCAGCTCAGTCAACTTCTCCTGGTTTATATTG gtaccGCAGCTGACATCATAGAATTCTTCGACTCGTTCAAAGATGAGAAGGTTGCGACCGAGAAGGTCCTTGTACTCCTGACCCTCGCCATATGGTCGTGGTCCCTCATGCAGTTCACCGTGGTCCTGACAGCCACCAAGTCCAGGAAATCCAGAGGAACCGCAAATAGGTCTGACAT GAACACAAGCCGCGCGTGTTGTTGCTCCATAGAAGTGTGCGCAATTATCATGAACATAGCTCTGCAGGATGCTCCGTTTTTGGCTTTCCGCCTTCTTATTATCGcgcattacaaaataattaattatatgaaCATATTCTTCACTTGCAAGAACACTTTG GTGATATTACTACAAATATACCGCCTATATGTGTTACATTTGGAGACGGTAGACGAAGGGAACACCGGCGGATCGGTTTACAGAAAAAGGCGCAAACAGAAGCCGGGCGAGAAGAAAGAGCGAGACAAAAAACGCAG GGATCCCAAAACAAAGAAGCAAAAGCGACGGCCCGAAATTGGTGAAACTTCGATATCTGTGATAAGCGATCCGAGAAGACAAGATAGAGTCGATGGCGGCAGTCGTATACG agctaTCATCCTGACGAATACTGATGAGATAAAGGAGTTAGAGCTATCAAAGTTCTTCAAGGACCAAGTGACAGTTGATAATGAGAAGAAGAAATC atcaaaaaagaaacacaaatCGGAATCATCTGAGGAATCTCTTAACAATATTCACCATACCACCGATGATTCGGGAATTTGA